The Nitrospira sp. KM1 genome includes a window with the following:
- the zwf gene encoding glucose-6-phosphate dehydrogenase, producing MAEQTVESHLFIILGATGDLTRRKLLPALYQLSNRGLECRDLSIVGASLQEMGTDAFRLWAYEGLQKAGWRHDNNLRAWCDACLYYQSVGSGSAQDYEALAGFISELERARATPHNRVFYLALPPDTVPTTIQRLAEAALLKSDGWIRIVFEKPFGHDVQSAHALNDRLHRYLDESQIYRIDHYLGKETVQNLLAFRFANPIFESLWRRDTVDHVQITVAEDIGVERRGAYYDQSGALRDMVQNHLTQLLTVMAMEVPSSFEAGAIRSEKRKVLQSVAPISREDVVFGQYTAWQIGNLLIPGYREEPGVPDDSMTETFVALKMEIHNWRWKGVPFYLRTGKRLPRKMTQIAVTFREAPAQIFRALGADGPSPNQLLITLQPSEGFSLCFSVKRPGRPFQFSDRALHFDYEEAFGALPESYETLLRDVMIGDQTLFVSADFTETAWRLYDRVIAEKQDVHFYTAGMWGPPEADALVERNGHRWQLGW from the coding sequence ATGGCAGAACAGACCGTTGAGTCTCATTTATTTATTATCCTGGGAGCCACGGGGGACCTGACGAGACGAAAACTGCTCCCGGCGCTTTACCAATTGAGCAACCGCGGGCTCGAATGTCGGGATCTCTCGATTGTGGGAGCCTCTCTCCAGGAGATGGGAACGGACGCCTTTCGTCTCTGGGCCTATGAGGGGCTGCAAAAGGCCGGCTGGCGCCATGACAACAACCTCCGTGCCTGGTGCGACGCCTGCCTGTACTATCAAAGCGTCGGGAGCGGCAGCGCGCAGGATTACGAGGCCTTGGCCGGCTTTATCAGTGAACTGGAACGAGCCCGGGCCACACCGCACAATCGCGTATTCTATTTAGCCCTGCCGCCGGATACCGTCCCGACCACAATCCAACGCCTCGCGGAGGCCGCCCTCTTAAAGAGCGACGGCTGGATTCGCATCGTCTTCGAAAAGCCGTTCGGCCACGACGTCCAGTCGGCGCACGCGCTTAACGATCGGTTGCATCGCTACCTTGATGAATCCCAGATCTATCGCATCGACCATTATCTGGGCAAAGAAACGGTGCAGAACCTCTTGGCGTTCCGGTTTGCCAATCCGATCTTCGAGTCGCTGTGGAGACGAGATACCGTCGACCACGTACAGATTACCGTGGCGGAGGACATTGGCGTCGAACGTCGCGGCGCCTACTACGACCAATCCGGCGCATTGCGTGACATGGTGCAGAATCATCTCACGCAGTTGCTGACTGTCATGGCCATGGAGGTGCCGTCCTCGTTCGAAGCCGGCGCGATTCGAAGCGAGAAGCGAAAGGTGCTCCAGTCCGTGGCGCCGATCTCTCGGGAGGACGTGGTGTTCGGCCAGTATACGGCCTGGCAGATCGGCAACCTCCTCATTCCTGGCTATCGCGAAGAACCCGGCGTGCCCGACGATTCCATGACGGAAACATTCGTAGCGTTGAAGATGGAAATCCACAATTGGCGATGGAAAGGAGTGCCGTTCTACCTCCGCACAGGAAAACGTCTGCCGCGTAAAATGACCCAGATCGCCGTGACCTTCCGCGAGGCACCGGCACAGATCTTCCGGGCCCTCGGTGCGGATGGTCCGTCGCCCAATCAGCTGCTCATCACGCTGCAACCGAGCGAAGGATTTTCCCTGTGCTTTTCCGTCAAAAGACCGGGGCGGCCGTTTCAGTTCAGCGACCGAGCCCTGCATTTCGATTATGAAGAAGCGTTCGGCGCGTTACCGGAATCGTACGAGACATTGCTTCGAGACGTAATGATCGGCGATCAGACATTGTTTGTCAGCGCTGACTTCACGGAAACTGCATGGCGACTCTACGACCGCGTGATCGCCGAAAAACAGGACGTGCATTTTTATACGGCCGGCATGTGGGGACCGCCGGAAGCTGATGCCCTCGTAGAGCGAAACGGACATCGCTGGCAGTTAGGCTGGTAG
- a CDS encoding SDR family NAD(P)-dependent oxidoreductase, translating to MAQRLEGKVAVISGGGRGLGLATARLFAREGASVVIGQRDREEGERAVALIQQDGGRACFVHLDVTQEDMWRHIVSTASQRFGRLDILVNNAGAIQMEGVEDLTQEVWDRTIAVNQTGTWLGMKTAIPAMRKGGGGSIVNVASIAGLIGHGQVFAYQASKGAVVIMTKSAAIQYAREKIRVNTVIPGPADTVMFGSVEPVLAQQVKEQIPLGRIGKPEEVAYGVLYLASDEAAYVTGAELVIDGGFTAQ from the coding sequence ATGGCGCAACGGCTTGAAGGCAAAGTCGCGGTGATATCAGGTGGAGGCCGAGGACTGGGATTGGCGACGGCCAGACTCTTTGCGCGCGAGGGCGCATCGGTCGTGATCGGCCAGCGTGATCGCGAGGAAGGGGAACGGGCAGTCGCACTCATTCAACAGGACGGCGGCCGGGCTTGTTTTGTCCATCTCGACGTCACGCAGGAAGACATGTGGCGACACATCGTGAGCACGGCCTCGCAGCGTTTTGGGCGACTCGACATTCTGGTGAACAACGCGGGGGCGATTCAGATGGAAGGCGTGGAGGACTTGACCCAGGAGGTTTGGGACCGCACCATCGCGGTCAATCAGACAGGCACGTGGTTAGGGATGAAGACGGCCATACCCGCCATGCGGAAAGGGGGCGGAGGCTCCATTGTCAACGTGGCGTCAATTGCCGGGCTGATCGGCCATGGTCAAGTGTTTGCGTATCAAGCGAGCAAAGGGGCCGTGGTGATCATGACGAAGAGCGCGGCGATTCAATATGCTCGTGAAAAGATTCGGGTGAACACCGTCATCCCAGGCCCGGCTGATACCGTGATGTTCGGCAGCGTCGAGCCGGTGCTCGCGCAGCAGGTCAAGGAGCAAATCCCCTTAGGGCGTATCGGGAAGCCGGAAGAAGTCGCCTATGGCGTGCTGTATCTGGCGTCTGACGAAGCCGCCTACGTGACCGGGGCTGAGCTGGTCATCGACGGCGGCTTCACGGCGCAATAA
- a CDS encoding group 1 truncated hemoglobin, translated as MSSQLTYCFVVGGLLLSLGGCSTMESSDRKMTADTKMTTDKSLYERLGGKPAITAVVDDFVGRVAADNRINGKFANANIPRLKTMLVDQVCQASGGPCTYAGRDMKSTHAGMQITGDEFDALVGDLVATLNKFKVGEREKNELLGALGPMKKDIVTSPMTMNRSHGY; from the coding sequence ATGAGCAGTCAGCTTACATACTGTTTCGTCGTCGGAGGCTTGTTGTTGTCCCTCGGCGGGTGCAGCACCATGGAGTCATCAGACCGCAAGATGACGGCCGACACAAAGATGACGACCGACAAATCGCTCTACGAGCGGCTGGGCGGCAAACCGGCGATCACCGCCGTCGTGGACGACTTCGTCGGACGCGTGGCGGCGGATAATCGCATCAATGGGAAATTCGCCAATGCCAACATTCCTCGGCTGAAGACCATGTTGGTCGATCAGGTCTGCCAGGCCTCCGGAGGACCCTGCACCTATGCAGGACGCGACATGAAGAGCACCCACGCCGGCATGCAGATCACCGGCGACGAGTTCGACGCCCTCGTCGGCGACTTGGTCGCGACCCTCAACAAGTTCAAAGTCGGCGAACGGGAGAAGAACGAACTCCTCGGCGCGCTTGGCCCGATGAAGAAGGACATCGTGACCTCTCCGAT
- a CDS encoding CPXCG motif-containing cysteine-rich protein yields the protein MEHAFICPFCGAEISMVLDLSVHHHTYIEDCEVCCNPLEISYTVENDVLVDFDAKTME from the coding sequence GTGGAACACGCCTTCATCTGTCCATTTTGCGGCGCCGAGATTTCGATGGTCCTGGATCTTTCGGTGCACCATCACACCTACATCGAAGACTGTGAGGTCTGCTGCAATCCTCTCGAGATCAGTTATACGGTCGAGAACGATGTGCTCGTCGATTTCGATGCCAAGACCATGGAATAA
- a CDS encoding VOC family protein — MIMHLDHVTVVVRDVAKAKEFFALLGFAEEKSVVISGEVFARYMGVDGIEAEHVTLVATRSSPRFEIQLLRYRHPETIPESDAANLARLGYNHICFAVNDVDAEVKRLTIQGVTLRNDVMTFHSRKLVFLSGPEGITVELAEWQS; from the coding sequence ATGATCATGCATCTGGACCATGTAACGGTAGTCGTGCGCGATGTGGCCAAGGCCAAGGAGTTTTTCGCCCTGTTGGGGTTTGCGGAAGAAAAGTCCGTCGTGATCTCAGGTGAAGTGTTTGCCCGCTACATGGGCGTGGACGGGATTGAAGCCGAGCATGTGACCTTGGTGGCGACGCGGTCGTCACCGCGCTTCGAAATCCAGCTGCTGAGGTATCGCCACCCTGAAACGATTCCCGAATCGGATGCCGCGAACCTGGCAAGACTCGGCTATAACCACATCTGTTTTGCCGTGAACGATGTGGACGCCGAGGTGAAGCGCCTCACCATCCAGGGTGTCACGCTCCGCAACGACGTGATGACCTTTCATTCCCGCAAATTGGTCTTTCTTTCAGGCCCCGAAGGCATCACAGTCGAGTTGGCCGAATGGCAAAGTTGA
- a CDS encoding MOSC domain-containing protein, which produces MAIETGTVITLYRYPVKSMRGEELAAAELTAYGVLGDRAYALIDSADGKAATAKNPGKWPLMFAFRAEFSQPPKNGTALPAVRITLPDGSTVSTAASDCDQVLSRVLKRTVTVAKADRGRVSGVQTALPAWSGKSEEYKLDMEGIDQRNSVQEFTLPTGTFFDGAIVHLVTTATLNRLHELYSTGRFEAPRFRPNVVVDAGKGERGFVEQGWIGWTVTIGDVKLKVTGPCARCVMTTLPQGDLPKDTGILKTAVQHSQGYVGVYAAVISEGTIRRGDAVTIGG; this is translated from the coding sequence ATGGCAATCGAAACTGGAACAGTCATAACGTTGTATCGGTATCCGGTCAAGTCGATGAGGGGAGAGGAATTGGCGGCGGCTGAACTGACGGCATATGGCGTGCTCGGTGATCGTGCGTATGCGTTGATCGACAGCGCCGATGGCAAGGCGGCCACCGCGAAGAATCCCGGCAAATGGCCGTTGATGTTCGCGTTCCGCGCCGAGTTCTCTCAGCCTCCCAAGAATGGTACGGCCCTGCCGGCCGTCCGGATCACCTTGCCGGACGGATCGACCGTCAGCACGGCGGCGAGTGACTGCGACCAGGTTCTGTCGCGTGTCTTGAAGCGGACCGTGACGGTGGCGAAGGCCGACCGTGGACGCGTGTCGGGCGTGCAGACTGCGTTGCCAGCCTGGAGTGGAAAGTCCGAGGAGTACAAGCTCGACATGGAAGGGATCGATCAACGCAACAGTGTGCAGGAGTTCACGTTACCGACCGGCACGTTTTTCGACGGTGCCATTGTTCATCTGGTGACCACTGCCACGCTGAACCGCCTTCATGAGCTCTATTCGACCGGCCGCTTCGAGGCCCCGCGCTTCCGTCCGAATGTGGTGGTGGATGCAGGAAAGGGGGAGAGGGGTTTCGTGGAGCAGGGTTGGATCGGTTGGACCGTGACGATCGGCGATGTGAAGCTGAAGGTTACAGGCCCCTGTGCCCGCTGTGTCATGACGACACTCCCGCAAGGCGATCTTCCAAAGGATACGGGGATCTTGAAGACCGCCGTCCAGCATAGCCAGGGCTATGTCGGTGTCTATGCTGCCGTGATCAGCGAAGGCACGATCAGGCGGGGAGATGCGGTGACAATCGGCGGATGA